In a single window of the Burkholderia contaminans genome:
- the parS gene encoding type II toxin-antitoxin system Xre/ParS family antitoxin: protein MSTIAFHPSGVAHPRQAEFTILEQLLAIRVRSGADLAELASARVDVSVIDRLSERGLKSDELAFIIPRRTLSHRRQAHERLSQEESDKAIRLARIVAQATATFGDQEKAMAWLRNGLQRFGGRTSLDMASTEHGARLVEEVLTQIDEGYFA, encoded by the coding sequence ATGAGCACCATTGCTTTCCATCCTTCGGGCGTCGCGCATCCGCGCCAGGCCGAATTCACGATTCTCGAACAGCTGCTGGCAATCCGTGTCCGATCGGGGGCCGATCTTGCCGAGCTGGCGAGCGCACGCGTCGACGTCTCGGTGATCGACCGGCTGTCCGAGCGCGGTCTGAAATCCGACGAGCTGGCCTTCATCATTCCGCGTCGCACGCTGAGCCATCGTCGTCAGGCGCACGAACGCCTGTCGCAGGAGGAATCCGACAAGGCGATCCGTCTCGCGCGCATCGTCGCGCAGGCGACGGCCACGTTCGGCGACCAGGAGAAGGCGATGGCATGGCTGCGCAACGGGCTTCAGCGCTTCGGCGGCCGCACGTCGCTCGACATGGCGAGCACCGAGCATGGCGCGCGGCTCGTCGAGGAAGTCCTCACGCAGATCGACGAGGGGTACTTCGCTTGA
- a CDS encoding DUF1289 domain-containing protein, with the protein MASTLHDLPDSPCVGVCSTLFDDVCKGCGRTADEVSHWVFMNDDEKHAIWERIRHECTAMRFRRDGR; encoded by the coding sequence ATGGCTTCCACACTTCATGACTTGCCCGACAGTCCCTGTGTCGGGGTGTGCTCGACGTTGTTCGACGATGTCTGCAAGGGATGCGGCCGAACGGCCGACGAGGTCTCGCACTGGGTTTTCATGAACGATGACGAGAAACACGCGATATGGGAACGCATCCGGCACGAGTGCACGGCGATGCGATTCCGTCGCGACGGACGGTGA
- a CDS encoding HD domain-containing protein, producing MTENVAGITIPDSQLTREITELVRDTASPLLFHHSSRVFYFAALAGQRRGLKYDPELLYCGCMFHDMGLTHKHSSACERFEVDGANAARDFLKGKGISQQDIDVVWTSIALHTTPGIPQHMHPVIALVTAGVEMDVLGLTYPEYSDVEREAVVRAHPRTPHFKEDIIQAFYDGIKHKPDTTFGNVKADVLADKDPHFHAGNFCSVIRSSAWAG from the coding sequence ATGACTGAGAACGTTGCAGGCATCACCATTCCCGATAGCCAATTGACGCGCGAGATCACCGAGCTCGTTCGCGATACCGCGTCTCCGTTGCTGTTTCATCATTCCAGCCGAGTCTTCTATTTCGCGGCGCTCGCGGGCCAGCGGCGCGGGCTGAAATACGATCCCGAGCTGCTCTACTGCGGCTGCATGTTCCATGACATGGGGCTCACGCACAAACACAGCAGCGCATGCGAGCGGTTCGAGGTCGACGGTGCCAATGCCGCCCGCGATTTCCTGAAGGGCAAGGGCATCTCGCAGCAGGATATCGACGTCGTCTGGACTTCGATCGCGCTGCATACCACGCCGGGCATTCCGCAGCACATGCACCCGGTGATCGCGCTCGTTACCGCGGGCGTCGAAATGGACGTGCTGGGCCTGACGTATCCGGAATACAGCGACGTGGAGCGCGAGGCCGTCGTTCGTGCGCATCCGCGTACGCCGCACTTCAAGGAAGACATCATTCAGGCGTTCTACGACGGGATCAAGCACAAGCCTGACACGACGTTCGGCAACGTGAAGGCCGACGTGCTGGCAGACAAGGATCCGCATTTCCACGCGGGCAATTTCTGCAGCGTGATCCGGTCGTCCGCGTGGGCCGGCTGA
- a CDS encoding GlxA family transcriptional regulator produces MPKIVGIFAVPGVQLLDVSAPLDVFAQANAECGKPFYTLRIIASESGPIRSSSGAQLLPDWIVPDIPERIDTLLVAGAPSAGRISLRTDVLAWLRTTAVQSKRYGSICTGAFILAATGLLKGRHLTTHWAAADALAEAYPSLAVDADALYVRDGKLRTGAGVTAGLDLALALVEEDLGREIARRVAAQLVMFFKRPGGQLQFSRKGEARPAGRSVLQEVQRWIAANPELEHSVAEMAKHAGMSPRHFARLFRAEVGMTPAAWVEATRISAARHLLENGHDTPKQVAAKCGFANVDTLRRSFTRHVGITPAEYRKRQAVLVE; encoded by the coding sequence ATGCCGAAGATCGTGGGAATTTTCGCCGTTCCGGGCGTTCAACTGCTCGATGTCTCCGCACCGCTCGACGTCTTCGCGCAAGCGAACGCCGAATGCGGGAAGCCGTTCTATACGTTGCGGATCATCGCGAGCGAGTCGGGCCCGATCCGCAGCTCGTCCGGTGCGCAGTTGCTGCCTGACTGGATCGTTCCCGACATTCCGGAGCGCATCGACACGCTGCTGGTCGCCGGCGCGCCGAGCGCCGGCCGGATCTCGCTGCGCACCGACGTCCTCGCGTGGCTGCGAACGACTGCCGTGCAGAGCAAGCGCTACGGCTCGATCTGCACCGGCGCGTTCATCCTCGCGGCCACCGGCCTGCTGAAAGGGCGTCACCTGACCACGCACTGGGCCGCAGCCGACGCGCTTGCCGAAGCGTATCCATCGCTCGCCGTCGACGCGGACGCGCTGTACGTGCGCGACGGCAAGCTGCGCACCGGCGCCGGCGTCACGGCCGGGCTCGATCTCGCACTCGCGCTGGTCGAGGAAGATCTCGGCCGCGAGATCGCGCGGCGCGTCGCCGCGCAACTGGTCATGTTCTTCAAGCGCCCGGGCGGACAACTCCAATTCAGCCGCAAGGGCGAGGCGCGCCCCGCCGGACGTTCGGTACTGCAGGAGGTCCAGCGCTGGATCGCGGCGAATCCGGAACTCGAGCATTCGGTGGCGGAGATGGCGAAGCATGCGGGCATGAGCCCGCGCCACTTCGCACGGCTGTTCCGCGCGGAAGTCGGCATGACGCCGGCCGCATGGGTCGAGGCGACCCGCATTTCGGCCGCCCGCCACTTGCTCGAGAACGGCCACGACACGCCGAAACAGGTCGCCGCGAAATGCGGCTTCGCAAATGTCGATACGCTCAGGCGGTCGTTCACCCGGCACGTCGGAATCACGCCTGCCGAATACCGGAAACGGCAGGCGGTCCTGGTCGAGTGA
- a CDS encoding DUF4148 domain-containing protein — protein sequence MKSFIYAVVAATALSASYGAFAQSNPSGQLTRAQVRAELVQLEQAGYKPEVSDQYYPRALQTAQARVTNADETGYGAQAAAGVRAGRAIAVKQDGRDSVYFGQ from the coding sequence ATGAAGTCGTTCATCTACGCTGTCGTCGCCGCAACCGCCCTGTCCGCGTCGTACGGTGCATTCGCACAGTCGAACCCGTCGGGCCAGCTGACGCGCGCCCAGGTGCGCGCGGAACTCGTCCAGCTCGAACAGGCCGGCTACAAGCCCGAAGTCTCCGACCAGTATTACCCGCGTGCGTTGCAGACCGCCCAGGCCCGCGTGACGAACGCCGATGAAACCGGCTACGGCGCGCAAGCCGCCGCCGGCGTGCGCGCCGGCCGTGCGATCGCGGTCAAGCAGGACGGCCGCGACTCCGTATATTTCGGCCAGTAA